In Opitutaceae bacterium TAV5, one genomic interval encodes:
- a CDS encoding glutamate dehydrogenase yields the protein MSDQSLDSFLARIRQRDPVQPEFHQAVEEFFRSLWPFLKHHPKYAKAGILDRLVEPERVIMFRVPWVDDTGVVHVNRGFRVQMSSAIGPYKGGIRFHPSVNLGILKFLAFEQVFKNSLTTLPMGGGKGGSDFDPKGKSENEIMRFCQSFMTELCRHIGADVDVPAGDIGVGGREVGYMFGQYKRLTNQFTSVLTGKGLAFGGSLIRPEATGYGCVYFAQEMMQRARLGFEGKRVAVSGSGNVAQYAAEKVIEFGGKVVSFSDSNGTVEIPAGMTDEQLKWAMDLKNNRRGRIEAFAQHFKLPYHADKRPWHIACDIALPCATQNEVDGEDAKVLVRNGCKCVAEGANMPSTLEAVDVFVGNRILYGPGKAANAGGVATSGLEMSQNAMRLSWSRGEVDDRLHAIMQNIHHVCVEHGTEQDGFVNYVNGANIGGFVKVADAMLAQGIV from the coding sequence ATGTCCGATCAATCCCTTGATTCCTTTCTCGCTCGCATTCGCCAGCGGGACCCTGTGCAGCCGGAGTTTCACCAGGCGGTGGAAGAGTTCTTCCGCAGCCTCTGGCCCTTCCTGAAGCATCACCCGAAATACGCCAAGGCCGGCATCCTCGACCGTCTCGTCGAGCCCGAACGCGTCATCATGTTCCGCGTGCCCTGGGTGGACGACACCGGCGTCGTCCACGTCAACCGCGGTTTCCGCGTGCAGATGAGCAGCGCGATCGGCCCCTACAAAGGCGGCATCCGTTTCCACCCGTCCGTCAATCTCGGCATCCTGAAGTTTCTCGCTTTCGAGCAGGTTTTCAAAAACTCGCTGACCACGCTCCCGATGGGCGGCGGCAAGGGCGGCTCCGACTTCGACCCGAAGGGCAAGAGCGAGAACGAAATCATGCGCTTCTGCCAGTCGTTCATGACCGAGCTGTGCCGCCATATCGGCGCGGATGTGGACGTGCCGGCCGGAGACATCGGCGTGGGCGGCCGCGAGGTCGGCTACATGTTCGGCCAGTACAAGCGGCTGACCAACCAGTTCACGTCCGTCCTCACCGGCAAGGGTCTCGCCTTCGGCGGCAGCCTGATCCGGCCCGAGGCGACCGGCTACGGCTGCGTGTACTTTGCGCAGGAGATGATGCAGCGCGCCCGACTCGGCTTCGAGGGCAAGCGCGTGGCGGTCTCCGGTTCGGGCAACGTGGCCCAGTATGCGGCCGAGAAGGTCATCGAATTCGGCGGCAAGGTCGTGTCGTTCTCCGATTCCAACGGCACGGTCGAGATCCCCGCCGGCATGACCGACGAGCAGCTCAAGTGGGCGATGGACCTGAAGAACAACCGCCGCGGCCGCATCGAGGCGTTCGCGCAGCACTTCAAGCTTCCGTACCACGCCGACAAGCGCCCGTGGCACATCGCCTGCGACATCGCGCTGCCCTGCGCCACGCAGAACGAGGTCGACGGCGAGGATGCGAAGGTGCTCGTCAGGAACGGCTGCAAGTGCGTCGCCGAAGGCGCCAACATGCCCTCGACGCTCGAGGCCGTGGACGTGTTCGTCGGGAACCGGATTCTCTATGGACCGGGCAAGGCGGCCAACGCCGGCGGCGTGGCCACCAGCGGTCTCGAGATGAGCCAGAATGCGATGCGCCTCTCGTGGTCGCGCGGCGAGGTCGACGACCGCCTGCACGCGATCATGCAGAACATCCACCACGTCTGCGTGGAGCACGGTACGGAGCAGGACGGTTTTGTGAATTACGTCAACGGCGCCAACATCGGCGGCTTCGTCAAGGTGGCCGACGCGATGCTCGCGCAGGGCATCGTCTGA
- a CDS encoding histidine kinase, protein MQPISVLIVDDHQLMLEGIASLLLSTPDIRLVARAQNARDALELIKTHRPDVVVADLSMPGVSGLDLIQQIKGLGLPSRVVMLTMHRTRLTVHEAFSVGAEAFVLKSDAFEDLIDIIRRVHAGESKLTSKGLPPFEASIASTLSPREKDVLEGIAAGLSNKEISRRLAISSKTVETHRSRIMQKLNVTKATELVREAMRAGLGNFDTTPPFTVNPPPDEQKRG, encoded by the coding sequence ATGCAACCCATCTCCGTTCTCATCGTTGACGACCACCAGCTGATGCTCGAGGGGATCGCATCTCTTCTCCTGTCGACTCCGGATATCCGGCTTGTCGCCCGGGCCCAGAATGCCCGTGACGCCCTCGAGCTGATCAAGACCCACCGGCCGGACGTCGTCGTGGCCGACCTCAGCATGCCCGGCGTATCGGGGCTGGATCTCATCCAGCAGATCAAGGGCCTCGGTCTCCCGAGCCGCGTCGTCATGCTGACGATGCACCGCACGCGCCTCACGGTGCACGAAGCGTTCTCGGTCGGCGCCGAGGCGTTTGTGCTCAAGAGCGATGCGTTCGAGGATCTCATCGACATCATCCGCCGCGTGCATGCCGGAGAGAGCAAGCTCACGAGCAAGGGCCTGCCGCCTTTCGAGGCCTCCATCGCCTCCACGCTTTCACCCCGGGAAAAGGACGTGCTCGAAGGCATCGCCGCCGGCCTCAGCAACAAGGAGATCAGCCGCCGGCTCGCCATCAGCTCCAAGACGGTGGAAACCCACCGCAGCCGCATCATGCAAAAGCTCAACGTCACCAAGGCGACCGAACTGGTGCGCGAAGCCATGCGCGCCGGCCTCGGCAATTTCGACACCACCCCGCCCTTCACCGTGAATCCGCCGCCCGACGAGCAGAAGCGAGGATAG
- a CDS encoding histidine kinase — MPTRGLRPPAPLLSSTGYLPAVLVVAAASFAATFAGLWLGHTIQGWNNSLGWEDLFWPETGCSLALVVLFGYRHLPSVWLGCTLAIACFYPLSLPWLLGALYAVQAGLTRLIIRRIHPNPRLRPNIRSYVVLIGVGGVLVTLPFSFLGTSLLYGFPFADPALWHKVLIWWIGEVSSVIVFTPLVLMPFAIDARSDRRRLPEFLVYAGALIVGAWFVFKTDLHSDPAIPGLFLMFSASIMIALRNGVALSIVANALFYFVSVAAQIDWARDLSASPADNQLVFAHCLMIDVIATGLITAAGLFDHRRAENELRGVSTRVLNAQEAERRRLSRDLHDSVCQTVQAVVIRMKLLAREAGKGGATGGCVPADSLNPLTRELDEALDELRQNITGLRPETLDRSDFTGIVRDHCEEFARRHRVNVELIGDEDLPVLPIPVREHLFRVLQESLANAVTHGGAKNIYVQMQGKEERLVFTVQDDGLGFDNSTLRVARPRYGLRTMQERAFLMGGMFSIESRPGHGALVTVDIPASGQATEDT, encoded by the coding sequence ATGCCAACCCGAGGTCTTCGCCCTCCTGCGCCGCTCCTTTCCTCAACCGGATACCTGCCTGCCGTGCTCGTGGTCGCGGCGGCCTCCTTCGCCGCCACGTTTGCCGGACTCTGGCTGGGCCACACGATCCAGGGCTGGAACAATTCGCTCGGATGGGAAGACCTTTTCTGGCCCGAAACCGGCTGCTCCCTCGCGCTGGTCGTTCTCTTCGGCTACCGTCACCTGCCCTCGGTGTGGCTCGGCTGCACGCTCGCCATCGCCTGTTTCTATCCACTTTCGCTGCCCTGGCTGCTCGGCGCCCTCTACGCCGTCCAGGCAGGGCTCACCCGCCTGATCATCCGGCGGATCCACCCCAACCCGCGGCTCCGGCCCAATATCCGCTCCTACGTGGTGCTCATCGGCGTCGGAGGCGTGCTCGTGACCCTGCCCTTCTCGTTCCTCGGCACGAGCCTCCTGTACGGGTTTCCCTTCGCCGATCCCGCCCTCTGGCACAAGGTCCTCATCTGGTGGATCGGCGAAGTGAGCAGCGTGATCGTCTTCACGCCGCTCGTGCTCATGCCCTTTGCGATCGATGCGCGTTCCGACCGGCGGCGCCTCCCCGAATTCCTCGTCTATGCCGGTGCCCTGATCGTCGGCGCCTGGTTCGTGTTCAAGACCGACCTGCACAGCGATCCGGCCATCCCCGGCCTGTTCCTGATGTTTTCCGCCAGCATCATGATCGCCCTGCGCAACGGCGTGGCCCTGAGCATCGTGGCCAACGCCCTCTTTTACTTCGTCTCCGTCGCCGCGCAGATCGACTGGGCGCGCGACCTCTCCGCCTCGCCGGCCGACAACCAGCTCGTTTTCGCCCATTGCCTGATGATCGACGTGATCGCCACCGGCCTCATCACCGCCGCCGGCCTCTTCGATCACCGCCGGGCCGAGAACGAGTTGCGCGGTGTTTCCACCCGCGTGCTCAACGCCCAGGAAGCCGAGCGCCGCCGCCTCTCGCGCGACCTCCACGACAGCGTCTGCCAGACCGTCCAGGCCGTGGTCATCCGGATGAAACTCCTCGCCCGCGAGGCCGGCAAGGGCGGTGCCACCGGCGGCTGCGTGCCCGCCGACAGCCTCAACCCCCTGACGCGTGAACTCGACGAGGCGCTCGACGAGCTGCGGCAAAACATCACCGGCCTGCGGCCCGAGACGCTCGACCGCAGCGATTTCACGGGCATCGTCCGCGACCACTGCGAAGAATTTGCCCGCCGGCACCGGGTCAATGTCGAGCTGATCGGGGACGAAGACCTGCCCGTGCTGCCGATCCCGGTGCGCGAACATCTTTTCCGCGTGCTCCAGGAATCGCTGGCCAATGCCGTGACACATGGCGGCGCGAAAAACATCTACGTGCAGATGCAGGGCAAGGAGGAGCGACTTGTGTTTACCGTCCAGGACGACGGACTCGGTTTCGACAATTCGACGCTCCGCGTAGCCCGCCCCCGTTACGGCCTGCGCACGATGCAGGAACGGGCCTTCCTGATGGGCGGCATGTTCTCCATCGAATCCCGCCCCGGCCACGGCGCGCTCGTCACCGTGGACATCCCCGCCAGCGGCCAGGCGACGGAAGACACGTAA
- a CDS encoding dihydrodipicolinate synthase, whose protein sequence is MTTSAARSPFPARLRGIVPPMVTPLSGPDTLDVPGLERLVEHILGGGVHGLFLLGTTGEAPSLGYRLRRELIVRACRQVRDRVPVLVGITDTSFTESLALARHAAEAGATALVLSAPYYHPAGQPELAAYIEHLARELPLPVFLYNMPAMTKTVFAPETLRRALDLPNVIGLKDSGGDLAFYEQALAIARQRPDWSVLIGPEALLLKSLALGGDGGVAGGANLFPRLFVGLFNAFEANDTAACARLQTQIETLDRLYRIGKHASSIIKGLKCALALRGICDDAMAEPFARFDPPERAQVEALLADDLRDFPA, encoded by the coding sequence ATGACAACCTCCGCTGCCCGTTCTCCTTTCCCCGCCCGTCTTCGCGGCATTGTTCCGCCGATGGTCACGCCGCTTTCCGGTCCCGACACGCTCGACGTTCCCGGTCTCGAACGGCTCGTCGAACACATCCTCGGAGGCGGCGTCCACGGGCTGTTTCTCCTCGGCACCACCGGCGAGGCGCCCAGCCTCGGCTACCGCCTCCGTCGCGAACTCATTGTCCGCGCCTGCCGCCAGGTGCGCGACCGCGTGCCCGTGCTCGTCGGCATCACCGACACCTCGTTCACCGAATCGCTCGCGCTCGCCCGCCATGCGGCCGAGGCCGGGGCAACCGCTCTTGTTCTCTCCGCTCCCTATTATCACCCGGCCGGGCAGCCGGAACTCGCCGCCTACATCGAACACCTCGCCCGCGAACTGCCGCTCCCTGTTTTTCTCTACAACATGCCGGCGATGACCAAGACGGTGTTTGCGCCCGAGACCCTGCGCCGCGCGCTCGACCTCCCCAACGTCATCGGCCTCAAGGACAGCGGCGGCGATCTCGCCTTCTACGAACAGGCACTTGCCATCGCCCGCCAGCGCCCCGACTGGTCTGTCCTCATCGGACCCGAGGCGCTGCTCCTGAAAAGCCTCGCGCTCGGCGGAGACGGCGGCGTCGCCGGTGGCGCCAACCTCTTCCCTCGCCTGTTCGTCGGGCTCTTCAACGCCTTCGAGGCGAATGACACCGCCGCGTGTGCAAGACTCCAGACGCAGATCGAGACGCTCGACCGGCTCTACCGCATCGGGAAACACGCCTCGTCGATCATCAAGGGCCTCAAGTGCGCGCTCGCCTTGCGCGGCATCTGCGACGATGCCATGGCCGAGCCCTTCGCCCGCTTCGACCCGCCCGAACGCGCGCAGGTCGAGGCGCTGCTCGCCGATGACCTGCGCGACTTTCCCGCCTGA
- a CDS encoding hydrolase GDSL: protein MIRIARILSSLACILSVMPTTLPASTAAGSAVLPTVADVARRAENREPLSIVFLGGSLTWGANASDPNRTSYRGRMMQWLRETYPRTPITFHDAAIGGTGSALALFRIDRDVLPHKPDLVFLDFTVNDGITGADEQNLASYERVLRDLRGSGAAVLPVLMCMHGQITAPAGSPLPARYAAHGELATAYGLVAADTLAAARAAVAAGRADPAQLYSIGNDRTHPDDSGYALFFEAVRDAWIKAAATTAASPVPDRTLHADLYSRRDRHILVDTPLPAGWERAKTYRTTMWFDGLSSRWMGDVARAGSADAAPLEITFRGSMVGLFGESNPLTPPFRVWIDGKPLPQPGSRAADPYLWNISTARFGSPAAGAANLFAWTLLTRALPDGEHVLKIAPDFTGAAPGAELRIESVCAAGR, encoded by the coding sequence GTGATCCGGATCGCACGCATCCTTTCTTCGCTCGCCTGCATCCTTTCCGTCATGCCCACGACATTGCCCGCTTCCACCGCGGCAGGTTCCGCCGTCCTGCCCACCGTCGCCGATGTCGCCCGGCGCGCCGAAAACCGTGAACCGCTCTCCATCGTTTTCCTCGGCGGCTCGCTCACCTGGGGCGCCAACGCCTCCGATCCCAACCGCACCAGCTACCGCGGCCGCATGATGCAGTGGCTGCGCGAAACGTATCCGCGCACGCCGATCACGTTTCACGACGCCGCCATCGGCGGCACAGGCTCCGCGCTCGCGCTCTTCCGCATCGACCGCGACGTGCTCCCGCACAAGCCCGATCTCGTCTTCCTCGATTTCACGGTCAACGACGGCATCACCGGCGCCGACGAACAAAATCTCGCCAGCTACGAGCGCGTGCTCCGCGACCTGCGCGGCTCCGGCGCCGCCGTCCTCCCTGTGCTCATGTGCATGCACGGGCAAATCACCGCCCCCGCCGGCAGTCCGCTCCCCGCGCGTTACGCCGCGCATGGAGAACTCGCGACCGCCTACGGCCTCGTCGCCGCCGACACGCTGGCCGCGGCTCGCGCCGCCGTCGCCGCCGGCCGCGCGGACCCCGCGCAGCTTTACTCCATCGGCAACGACCGCACCCACCCCGACGACTCCGGCTACGCCCTCTTTTTCGAGGCCGTCCGCGACGCATGGATCAAGGCTGCCGCCACCACCGCCGCTTCCCCCGTTCCGGACCGGACCCTTCACGCCGACCTCTACTCGCGCCGCGACCGTCATATCCTTGTGGATACGCCGCTCCCCGCCGGCTGGGAGCGGGCGAAGACATACCGCACCACCATGTGGTTCGACGGCCTCTCCAGCCGCTGGATGGGTGATGTCGCCCGCGCCGGGTCTGCCGACGCCGCTCCGCTCGAAATCACCTTCCGCGGCTCGATGGTCGGCCTTTTTGGCGAAAGCAATCCGCTCACCCCGCCCTTCCGCGTGTGGATCGATGGCAAGCCCTTGCCGCAGCCCGGGTCGCGCGCCGCCGATCCGTACCTCTGGAACATCAGCACCGCCCGTTTCGGCAGCCCTGCCGCCGGCGCCGCCAACCTCTTTGCATGGACGCTCCTCACCAGGGCCCTTCCCGACGGCGAGCACGTCCTGAAAATCGCCCCCGATTTCACCGGCGCCGCTCCCGGCGCCGAACTCCGCATCGAAAGCGTCTGCGCCGCCGGCCGCTGA
- a CDS encoding Fur family transcriptional regulator yields MVSTASSPDDTDLAQKLAHSGLRSTPQRELVYSVLLTQRDHPTADEVFARVKADLPTISLATVYNCLEALVAHDLVRAVHFERAPTRYCPHLQPHAHFHDEDTGHIHDIDLPPAVLSRLKSLLPPGYEADTIDITFRGHATKR; encoded by the coding sequence ATGGTTTCCACCGCATCCAGTCCAGACGATACCGATCTTGCGCAAAAACTTGCGCACAGCGGTCTGCGCAGCACTCCCCAGCGCGAACTCGTTTACAGCGTGCTCCTTACCCAGCGCGATCACCCGACGGCCGACGAAGTGTTTGCCCGCGTCAAGGCCGACCTCCCCACCATCTCGCTCGCCACCGTCTACAACTGCCTCGAGGCCCTCGTCGCCCACGATCTCGTCCGCGCCGTCCATTTCGAGCGCGCCCCCACGCGCTATTGCCCGCACCTCCAGCCCCACGCCCATTTTCACGACGAGGACACCGGCCACATCCACGACATCGACCTTCCCCCTGCCGTCCTCTCCCGGCTCAAGTCGCTCCTGCCTCCCGGCTACGAAGCCGATACCATCGACATCACCTTCCGCGGCCACGCCACCAAACGCTGA
- a CDS encoding iron ABC transporter ATP-binding protein: MHTLEIRDLRVALTESPENDIVKGVTLTIKTGEVHAIMGPNGTGKSTLSKAIAGHPDYTITGGDVLIDGQSILEMEPDERARAGIFLAFQYPSEIPGVSIANFLRAAQQARLGEGEDIDATAYYKKLYSKMDLLKIDRKFTSRSVNEGFSGGEKKRCEILQMAMLEPIFGLMDETDSGLDIDALKIVAEGVNTLRGENLGVLLITHYQRLLNHIIPDHVHVMYDGRIVKSGDKDLALELEARGYDWVKDLVAEPATA, encoded by the coding sequence ATGCACACCCTCGAAATCCGAGACCTCCGCGTCGCTCTCACCGAGAGCCCTGAAAACGACATCGTCAAAGGCGTCACCCTGACGATCAAGACCGGCGAAGTTCACGCCATCATGGGCCCCAACGGCACCGGCAAGTCGACGCTCTCCAAAGCCATCGCCGGCCATCCGGACTACACCATCACCGGTGGCGATGTCCTCATCGACGGCCAGTCGATCCTCGAAATGGAGCCCGACGAGCGCGCCCGCGCCGGCATCTTTCTCGCCTTCCAGTACCCGTCCGAAATCCCCGGCGTTTCCATCGCCAACTTCCTGCGCGCCGCCCAGCAGGCCCGCCTCGGCGAAGGCGAGGACATCGACGCCACCGCCTACTACAAGAAGCTCTATTCCAAAATGGACCTCCTCAAGATCGACCGCAAATTCACCTCGCGCTCGGTCAACGAAGGGTTTTCCGGCGGCGAGAAAAAACGCTGCGAAATTCTCCAGATGGCGATGCTCGAGCCCATTTTCGGCCTCATGGACGAAACCGACTCCGGCCTCGACATCGACGCGCTCAAGATCGTCGCCGAAGGCGTCAACACCCTCCGCGGCGAAAACCTCGGCGTCCTTCTCATCACGCACTATCAACGGCTCCTCAATCACATCATTCCCGACCACGTGCACGTCATGTATGACGGCCGCATCGTGAAGAGCGGCGACAAGGATCTCGCCCTCGAACTCGAAGCCCGGGGCTACGACTGGGTCAAGGACCTCGTCGCCGAACCCGCCACCGCCTGA
- a CDS encoding Fe-S cluster assembly protein SufB → MSDTATLSTAAATDDEPATIENPTVGIDQSVGDFTYDVAYEFDAGSGLSEKTVRYISTVKKEAPWILEFRLNALKTFLDKPMPTHWATKDLENIDFDKIRYYLSQGQKPKRTWDEVPADIKKTFERLGIPEQERKFLAGVEAQFDSEAAYSNVKEIVAKQGVIFMNSTEALREHPELFRKWFGKVIPTSDNKFSALNSAVFSGGSFIYVPKGVKVAQPLQAYFRINAENFGQFERTLIIADEGAEVTYMEGCTAPKFSTSTLHSAVVELVALKGAKIQYITVQNWAPNVYNLVTKRGLAMENAEVKWIDCNIGSRLTMKYPGVVLKGRKARGEVISIALANDGQHQDTGAKMIHAADETTSTIVSKSISVGQGRATYRGQVHIPKHLKGCKNNTECDALLINTNSRTDTYPAITVRGDSHAVQHEASVSKVSEEQIFYMQQRGLTEAQAMSLAVNGFVNDLVRQFPMEYSVELKRLIDLEMEGSVG, encoded by the coding sequence ATGTCCGACACCGCCACACTCTCCACTGCCGCCGCGACCGACGACGAACCCGCCACGATCGAAAACCCGACCGTCGGCATCGACCAGTCCGTCGGCGATTTCACCTACGACGTCGCCTACGAATTCGACGCCGGTTCCGGTCTCTCCGAGAAAACCGTCCGCTACATCAGCACCGTCAAGAAAGAGGCCCCGTGGATTCTCGAATTCCGGCTGAACGCGCTGAAGACGTTTCTCGACAAACCCATGCCCACACACTGGGCCACGAAGGATCTCGAAAACATCGATTTCGACAAGATCCGCTACTACCTCTCGCAAGGCCAGAAGCCCAAGCGCACCTGGGACGAAGTGCCCGCCGACATCAAGAAGACCTTCGAGCGCCTCGGCATTCCCGAGCAGGAACGCAAGTTTCTCGCCGGCGTCGAAGCCCAGTTCGACAGCGAAGCCGCCTACTCCAACGTCAAGGAGATCGTCGCCAAGCAGGGCGTCATCTTCATGAACTCCACGGAAGCCCTCCGCGAGCACCCGGAGCTCTTTCGCAAGTGGTTCGGCAAGGTCATCCCGACTTCCGACAACAAGTTCTCCGCGCTCAACAGCGCCGTGTTTTCGGGAGGCTCCTTCATCTACGTGCCCAAGGGCGTAAAAGTCGCGCAGCCCCTCCAGGCCTACTTCCGCATCAACGCCGAGAATTTCGGCCAGTTCGAGCGCACCCTGATCATTGCCGACGAGGGCGCCGAGGTCACCTACATGGAAGGCTGCACCGCGCCCAAGTTCAGCACCTCCACGCTGCACTCCGCCGTCGTCGAGCTCGTCGCGCTCAAAGGCGCCAAGATCCAGTACATCACCGTCCAGAACTGGGCGCCCAACGTCTATAACCTCGTGACCAAGCGCGGCCTCGCCATGGAAAACGCCGAGGTCAAGTGGATCGACTGCAACATCGGCAGCCGCCTCACCATGAAGTATCCCGGCGTCGTGCTCAAAGGCCGCAAGGCCCGCGGCGAAGTCATCTCCATCGCCCTCGCCAACGACGGGCAGCACCAGGATACCGGCGCCAAGATGATCCACGCCGCCGACGAGACCACCTCGACCATCGTCTCCAAGTCGATCAGCGTCGGCCAGGGCCGCGCCACCTACCGCGGCCAGGTCCACATCCCGAAGCATCTGAAGGGTTGCAAGAACAACACCGAGTGCGACGCCCTCCTCATCAACACCAACTCCCGCACCGACACCTATCCCGCCATCACCGTGCGCGGCGACAGCCACGCCGTGCAGCACGAGGCCAGCGTGTCGAAGGTCAGCGAAGAGCAGATCTTCTACATGCAGCAGCGCGGCCTCACCGAAGCGCAGGCGATGAGCCTTGCCGTGAACGGTTTCGTCAACGACCTCGTCCGCCAGTTCCCGATGGAATACAGCGTCGAGCTCAAGCGCCTGATCGATCTCGAAATGGAAGGCTCCGTCGGCTGA
- a CDS encoding FeS assembly protein SufD, translated as MSAAPSSIAEPAASASVTTSPVGSGLDADRFAQHLRQRNYLPAWWLDAKRAAFEQFQKNPFPGRTAETWRFSSTLKEADLSGFDLPEDPATNIPNFSTFEHAAEIIFSNRQLVARSPLSSDLVARGVIFCPLDEALRNHADIVQRYFQKLPANLGSEKFVALNTAFTAAGALLYVPKGVEVATPFVLQHTLSGDNKAVFPHTLVILEDQARATLVEFFISAEANARHLASGVNDLHAGPGAQLTYVGAQAWSGQTLAFQSNSIVAERDARVLSLNVHLGGRRARHESHSRLLGPGAHSEMLALTIADGSREFDQRTLQTHAAPRTSSNLLYKNALLDTAKTIFSGLIIVEPDAQKTDAYQSNRNLMLSDAAEANSLPGLEIEANDVRCTHGSTTSRIEPEQQFYLQARGIDPKHAHELLVFGFFEEVLGKLENESLHDALVALIRGKFKK; from the coding sequence ATGTCCGCCGCTCCCTCCTCCATCGCCGAACCCGCAGCCTCCGCCTCCGTCACCACGTCGCCGGTCGGCAGTGGCCTCGACGCCGATCGCTTCGCGCAGCATCTTCGCCAGCGCAATTATCTGCCCGCCTGGTGGCTCGACGCCAAACGCGCCGCCTTCGAGCAGTTCCAGAAAAATCCCTTCCCCGGCCGCACCGCCGAGACCTGGCGCTTCAGCAGCACGCTCAAGGAGGCCGATCTCTCCGGCTTTGACCTGCCCGAGGATCCCGCCACCAACATCCCCAACTTTTCCACCTTCGAGCATGCTGCGGAGATCATCTTCTCCAATCGCCAGCTCGTCGCCCGCAGCCCCCTGTCTTCCGATCTCGTCGCGCGCGGCGTGATTTTTTGTCCGCTCGATGAAGCGCTCCGCAACCACGCCGACATCGTCCAGCGTTATTTCCAGAAACTCCCCGCCAATCTCGGCAGCGAAAAATTCGTCGCCCTCAACACCGCCTTCACCGCCGCCGGCGCGCTCCTCTACGTTCCCAAAGGCGTCGAGGTGGCCACGCCCTTCGTCCTCCAGCACACGCTCAGCGGCGACAACAAGGCCGTTTTCCCGCACACCCTCGTCATCCTCGAAGACCAGGCCCGGGCCACGCTCGTCGAGTTCTTCATCAGCGCCGAAGCCAACGCCCGCCACCTCGCCAGCGGCGTCAACGACCTTCACGCCGGTCCGGGGGCGCAGCTCACCTACGTCGGCGCGCAAGCCTGGTCCGGACAAACCCTCGCCTTCCAGAGCAACAGCATCGTGGCCGAGCGCGACGCCCGCGTCCTCTCGCTCAACGTTCACCTCGGCGGCCGCCGCGCCCGCCACGAATCCCACAGCCGCCTCCTCGGTCCCGGCGCGCACTCCGAAATGCTCGCGCTCACCATCGCCGACGGCTCCCGGGAGTTCGACCAGCGCACCCTGCAAACCCACGCTGCGCCGCGCACCTCGTCCAATCTTCTCTATAAAAACGCGCTTCTCGACACCGCGAAGACGATCTTCTCCGGCCTCATCATCGTGGAGCCCGACGCCCAGAAAACGGACGCCTACCAGAGCAATCGCAACCTCATGCTCAGCGACGCCGCCGAGGCCAACAGCCTCCCCGGCCTGGAGATCGAGGCCAACGACGTGCGCTGTACTCACGGTTCCACGACAAGCCGCATCGAACCCGAGCAGCAGTTCTACCTGCAAGCCCGCGGCATCGACCCGAAGCACGCCCACGAACTCCTCGTCTTCGGCTTCTTCGAGGAAGTCCTCGGCAAGCTCGAAAACGAGTCCCTCCACGACGCCCTGGTCGCGCTGATCCGCGGCAAGTTCAAAAAATAG
- a CDS encoding FeS assembly SUF system protein SufT has translation MSATKDRNLTREIIATQIPSGDRQTLSAGTRVYLHQTLGGSFTVQTDFGLYRIDGKDGDALGEEILDDKVHAETLADGAPDPDAIWDQLKKVYDPEIPVNIVDLGLVYSMDVEKIEPVANAPAPAADPGYKVVVAMTLTAPGCGMGPAIAEDAKSKILLVPGVSAADVNITWEPPWSQEMITEEGKMKLGLI, from the coding sequence ATGTCCGCCACCAAAGATCGCAATCTCACCCGCGAAATCATCGCCACGCAGATCCCGAGCGGTGACCGGCAGACCCTCTCCGCCGGCACCCGCGTCTACCTGCACCAGACACTCGGCGGCAGCTTCACCGTGCAGACCGACTTCGGCCTCTACCGCATCGACGGCAAGGACGGCGACGCCCTCGGCGAGGAGATTCTCGACGACAAGGTCCACGCCGAAACGCTGGCCGACGGCGCCCCCGATCCCGATGCCATCTGGGATCAGCTCAAGAAAGTCTACGACCCGGAGATTCCGGTGAATATCGTCGACCTCGGTCTCGTCTATTCGATGGACGTCGAGAAGATCGAACCCGTTGCCAATGCTCCCGCTCCGGCCGCCGATCCCGGTTACAAGGTGGTCGTGGCGATGACGCTCACGGCTCCCGGATGCGGCATGGGCCCGGCCATCGCGGAGGATGCCAAAAGCAAGATTCTGCTCGTCCCCGGCGTCAGCGCCGCCGACGTCAACATCACCTGGGAACCGCCCTGGAGCCAGGAAATGATCACCGAGGAAGGCAAGATGAAGCTCGGCCTGATCTGA